Below is a genomic region from Granulicella sp. L56.
ATGGCCGTAAAGTAGTCGCTGCTTGTGGCCCGTGCCTGGGCATAGGCTTGGGCGGAACGTTGTGGCTTGGGGTGATTGGTAAGCTCGACGCTCATATTGAAGTCCCAGTTTCCTTCGAGAGGACGGATAGTGGTGAGTCCTGCAGATTGGATACCGGGGAGAGCTTTGATGCGGTCGAGCAATGGGGTGTAGAAAGTCTGGATGAGGGTGGAGGCGTTCGCTTGTTGTTCTGAACCGGTGAAGAGTCCCGAATTATGAGGAAGATAGATTTCACCGGTAACGACCTGATCGGGGACGAAACCGACGCGTGTGTGGCGGAGGGAGATGAGCGTGCGAACCATGAGTCCCGCGGCGACCAAAAGAGTAAGCGTGAGCGCGATTTCGCCGACGACGAGGGCGTTTCCCCATCTGGTCTGCTGAGGGCTAATGCCGGATGCCGCAGTGCCCTGGCGAAGGCCGTCTTGAGGGGGTACGCGGGTCGCATGCAACGCCGGAAGAAGACCAAAGAGGACGGCAGAGAGGCATGATGCGACGAAGAGGAAAGCGCAGACTTTGAGGTCGATGTGGATCTGGTCTCCGAAAATCACTGCGTTGGCGAGATAGTGCTTGAGCAAGCGGAGAGTGAGGTCGGCAAGTTCAAGGCCGAGCGCGCCGCCAGCGAGGCCGAGCAGAAGACTCTCCGTAAGAAACTGGCGAATGAGACGGCTGGGTCGTGCGCCGAGCGCGGTGCGGAGCGCGACCTCGCGGCGGCGGTTATTTCCACGGGCGAGTAGAAGGCCTGCGACGTTGGCGCAGGAGATGAGCCATACCACGAAGACGGCGATGTCGAGCGCAATGATGGCAGGACGAGCGGTATCGGTCACAACGTTGGCATAGCGCTCCATGTGGATGGGGTTCACATCTTCGTCCTTGGGGTATTGATGCACCAGTTGCTGGTGGATAGAGTTCATCTCGTGCGTGGCCGCCGCCACAGTAACTCCGGGGCGCAGGCGGCCAATGACGCTGAGCATCGCGGAGGAGCGGTCTTGCATGCTTTTTTCGCCCAAGGGGATAGGAGTCCAGATGGAGTTCTCACCCGTGTTGGCAGGAAAGGCGAACCCGTTCGGCATGACGCCGATCACCGTATACGGAATGCCGTTGACGGCGATGGAGCGGCCAACGATCTGCGGATCGGCATGGTAGACCCCTTGCCAGATGGAGGCGCCGAGGATGACGACGTTGTTGTGGCCGGACTTGCTGTCGTCAGGCACGAAAGTGCGGCCCATCATTGGCCTGGCTTGCAGTAGATCGAAGAGATTGGAGCTGGATACGATCTGCGGGACGAGCCTGGGAGTAGAGGTGCCGCCGAGGGTAGGCACCTGCTCGGTATAGTAGGCGATCTGCTCGAAGGAGTGGCTGCGAGCTTGCCAGTCCTGAATGTCGAGCAGTGAGGTCGGGCCGAAGCCGCCGCTTTCGGTGCGGACGGCCATCTGCACGACATCCTCTGCGTGAGGGAACGGCATGCCGCGCAGGAGCACCTGGTCGACGACGGAGAACATGGCAGCATTGATGCCAATTCCGAGTGCCAGTGTAAGGATGGCGGTGAGAGCGAAGGCCGGTGCATTGCGCAGTTGTCGAAGAGCGTAGTGCAGATCCTGGAGCAGAGTTCGCATGCTGAATCTCCGAAAAACAAACTGTTCAAATACAGAGGCACGTTGATGCCCAAGAGAGGATTTTACAATCCCATGTAATTGAGTGAGATAGAACTGTATGCACTTCGCCAGATGTCCGGATTCGCGATAGTATGTCCACAAACGGACACTATTGGTATCTCGGTCTGGCATTGGCAGGCGATTCAAAAGGCATGGACGTTCGAGAGCACACACGACACCGATGGCAATGGAATCTATGTACGCTCAATCAAATGGAATGTACGCCTTCAGCCACAATGCCGATGGCTCAGTGGCAAAACAGCGAGTATCTTTCCTTCCATCGCATGGTGGGATGGCCGCTACGTTTTGCCCCACTCTGATTTAATGTTTCGACGTTGGACATCGCATGAATTTAGACTGATTGGGGCTATCAACAACAGTCACATTGCACTGGTGATACCCCGGCTCGTACAAGAATTCCCTGGCGTCTTGGCAAGTTCCCACTTGGAACGAAGGCGGCAGCCTATCAGCGCAGAGGCAGAGGAGCAAAACTGACCATTGGGGTATCACGACTGTGAAGGTGGCGGAACAACCTCTATTATTGCGATTGGAGGACTTATTCGGTGGCTACTGTAAAGCTTTGGACCGATGAGGAAGCCGCAGCCGTCCCAGCGGTCAAAGATGTGTTCGACGATATACGTGCTACGCGCAAGTCAGATTTTGTGAACAACTTCTGGCGTGCTCTCGCGAATCAGCCCAGTCTTCTTGAGCGAACGTGGTCGAGCGTCAAACAGGTGATGATTGAGCCCGGAGTGCTCGATCCGCTTACAAAAGAGCTGATCTATATAGCGGTATCCACGGCAAACAGTTGCAGCTACTGTGCCCATTCACACACGGCCGCGGCGCGCGCCAAGGGACTCTCCAATCAGCAGTATGCTGAATTTCTAGCTATCCTCGGCATGGCAGCGGAAACGAATAGTCTGGCCAATGCACTGCAAATTCCTGTAGATCGAGAGTTTCTTATCGGGTAAACTCGGCCGCCAGTCCGAAAAGAAAGTTCATCCCACTATCATATCTGCGCGTCTGATAGGTATATGACTGAAGTCGAGTAGCTACTACTTTTATCTCACTGAGGACAGGAATCGTGATGCCATCATTTTTAAAACAATTCTCCTCTGCACTTTGTTCTGAGCAGTATCTTACGACCGGTACAGGAAGATGAGGATCAAGATCGTCAGTGTCGGCGAACCTGTCCTGCGCAATGCAGCGCGGCCGCTTCGTCCAGAAGAGATCGGCAGCGACCGCATTCGCGAGCTGATCGAACATATGCGAGAGACTCTGGCGGATGCTCCCGGCGTAGGCCTGGCTGCGCCTCAGATTGGGGAGCCTTTACAACTGGCGATCGTCGAGGACAAAGCAGAATACCAAGTGACTCTGACGCCAACGGAGTTGGCGGAGCGTGAACGGTCCCCGGTTCCTTTTCATGTGCTCATAAATCCTGAGATCGAGTTGTTATCACCTCCGAACGTGAGTTTCTTCGAAGGTTGCCTCAGCCTACCTAGTTGCGTGGCGATCGTGCCTCGTGCTCGAACTGTGAGAGTGCGGGCTCTCAACGAAGCTGGTGAGTTCATACAGATTGAAGCCGAAGGTTGGTATGCGCGCATTCTGCAACATGAGATCGATCACCTAAAAGGGACCTTATATATCGATCGCATGTGGAGCCGCAGCTTCTCCTCTGTTGATCACTACAACCGGCACTGGAAATCCAAGTCTTCCAGTGAACTTGTGCGGGAGTTTCACGTCGAGAAGTAGCGCGTAGGATCGATTGGTTGTCGTGAGGGCGGCGTAACCTCATGGGGGCGTTCTGCAAAACCTCTTCAATCATAAGTGCCGCCGCTGGATCAGAGAATTCACCCTCATTCAGCGACGTTCGAGCACCTTAGGCCACGCCGTTCCGCTTCAACTCGGCATTAGTGACCGGATCGCGCCATGGCGATCTGTTGGGGTTGAGAAAGCTCTTCTTCCACGTCTCATAGTAAGACCGAAGAGTGTTCAACTGATGTTCGTACTTTGAGTCTGTGGCAAGATTGTGATTCTCATGCTTGTCTTCACGCAGATCGTAAAGTTCTTCAAAGGGCGCCGCTACGTCTGTGTAGCGGATGTACTTCCAGCCGTCAGTACGAATCGCGCCGCTCGACGGAATAAAGCCGTGAAATGGAAAATCATGTTCTA
It encodes:
- a CDS encoding ABC transporter permease, whose amino-acid sequence is MRTLLQDLHYALRQLRNAPAFALTAILTLALGIGINAAMFSVVDQVLLRGMPFPHAEDVVQMAVRTESGGFGPTSLLDIQDWQARSHSFEQIAYYTEQVPTLGGTSTPRLVPQIVSSSNLFDLLQARPMMGRTFVPDDSKSGHNNVVILGASIWQGVYHADPQIVGRSIAVNGIPYTVIGVMPNGFAFPANTGENSIWTPIPLGEKSMQDRSSAMLSVIGRLRPGVTVAAATHEMNSIHQQLVHQYPKDEDVNPIHMERYANVVTDTARPAIIALDIAVFVVWLISCANVAGLLLARGNNRRREVALRTALGARPSRLIRQFLTESLLLGLAGGALGLELADLTLRLLKHYLANAVIFGDQIHIDLKVCAFLFVASCLSAVLFGLLPALHATRVPPQDGLRQGTAASGISPQQTRWGNALVVGEIALTLTLLVAAGLMVRTLISLRHTRVGFVPDQVVTGEIYLPHNSGLFTGSEQQANASTLIQTFYTPLLDRIKALPGIQSAGLTTIRPLEGNWDFNMSVELTNHPKPQRSAQAYAQARATSSDYFTAMGIRLLQGRFFATTDSAAAPPAAIVNQAFVRRFLPNQNPIGQQLRYNDTGERQWSTIVGVIDDSPQKTLGQPPLPEIDYNLVQLLPQDELYPILGSFLMNVSIRSPLASDTIDRELRRAIHDLQPDAALNNVQTMQEVVDNSLGNQVLAARLLSLFALTGLLIAVAGIYGLLAYSVSQRTRELGVRLALGAQREAILWLVLRHALILLGIGGALGVIVSIASGKLLTSFLAYKLSGFDALVAISVAILLALCGLLASYLPARRAANIDPVVALRTE
- a CDS encoding carboxymuconolactone decarboxylase family protein codes for the protein MATVKLWTDEEAAAVPAVKDVFDDIRATRKSDFVNNFWRALANQPSLLERTWSSVKQVMIEPGVLDPLTKELIYIAVSTANSCSYCAHSHTAAARAKGLSNQQYAEFLAILGMAAETNSLANALQIPVDREFLIG
- the def gene encoding peptide deformylase — encoded protein: MRIKIVSVGEPVLRNAARPLRPEEIGSDRIRELIEHMRETLADAPGVGLAAPQIGEPLQLAIVEDKAEYQVTLTPTELAERERSPVPFHVLINPEIELLSPPNVSFFEGCLSLPSCVAIVPRARTVRVRALNEAGEFIQIEAEGWYARILQHEIDHLKGTLYIDRMWSRSFSSVDHYNRHWKSKSSSELVREFHVEK